Proteins from one Desulforhopalus sp. genomic window:
- a CDS encoding efflux RND transporter periplasmic adaptor subunit: MNRFLTIHGRTLLLAGFLLILLGAFSFTLLRSGPLAPVPVTLATVELREITPALFGIGTVEAQFVHKIGPTLAGRLQHIDVQPGDQVVAGQVVGGMDPVDLDDRISAQGATISRAQAAVLAVEANIREADTRKTFAKTQAERYQQLLAVHSVSKEATDIKQQDYHVAEASLAAARANLEVARQEVRRLQAERDALLRQRNNLHLIAPVSGLVTRRDADPGTTVVPGQAVVEIVEPANIRVTVRFDQQRALGLKAGLEAQIVLRSLAGEKLAGRVERLEPIADAITEEIVGKVTFKQLPHPLPPLGELAEVTVFPVPLKAMPAVHNASLQRVAGQLGVWTVSEGRLRFIKVKTGAADLDGWVQIIEGLGGGERVVMYSKKALQANSRIKPVEHKPGTPL; the protein is encoded by the coding sequence ATGAACAGATTCTTGACAATCCATGGCAGAACCCTGCTGCTGGCGGGTTTTCTCCTGATACTTCTCGGGGCTTTTTCCTTTACCTTGTTACGATCCGGACCACTCGCCCCAGTGCCAGTCACCCTGGCAACTGTCGAACTGCGGGAGATAACCCCGGCATTGTTCGGCATCGGCACCGTTGAAGCGCAGTTTGTCCACAAAATCGGCCCAACCCTTGCCGGACGGCTGCAGCATATAGACGTCCAGCCGGGTGATCAGGTCGTGGCCGGACAGGTTGTCGGCGGCATGGACCCGGTCGATCTCGACGACCGGATAAGCGCCCAAGGGGCAACCATCAGCCGTGCACAGGCCGCGGTTCTCGCCGTCGAGGCCAATATCCGGGAAGCGGATACCCGCAAGACCTTCGCCAAAACCCAGGCTGAACGCTACCAGCAACTGCTGGCGGTACATTCGGTCAGTAAAGAAGCAACCGACATCAAGCAGCAGGATTACCACGTGGCGGAGGCATCGCTTGCCGCCGCCCGGGCAAACCTGGAGGTTGCCCGTCAAGAGGTGCGGCGCTTGCAGGCCGAGCGCGACGCCCTGCTCCGCCAGCGTAATAATCTCCACCTCATAGCCCCGGTAAGCGGCCTGGTCACCAGGCGGGATGCCGACCCCGGCACTACCGTCGTTCCCGGCCAGGCCGTCGTTGAGATCGTTGAACCGGCGAACATCCGGGTGACTGTCCGTTTCGACCAACAACGGGCGCTGGGGCTGAAGGCGGGGTTGGAAGCGCAGATCGTCCTCCGCTCCTTGGCCGGGGAGAAGCTGGCCGGACGGGTAGAGCGTCTTGAGCCAATCGCCGATGCAATTACCGAAGAGATTGTCGGCAAAGTCACCTTCAAGCAACTGCCCCACCCCCTCCCGCCCCTCGGGGAGCTGGCCGAGGTTACCGTCTTCCCGGTGCCCCTGAAGGCGATGCCTGCGGTGCACAATGCCAGCCTGCAACGAGTCGCTGGCCAGCTTGGCGTGTGGACGGTTAGCGAAGGCCGTCTGCGGTTTATCAAGGTCAAGACCGGTGCCGCCGACCTCGACGGCTGGGTGCAGATTATCGAGGGCCTTGGCGGTGGCGAACGGGTGGTCATGTACAGCAAAAAAGCCCTCCAGGCCAACAGCCGGATCAAGCCTGTCGAGCACAAGCCGGGGACACCGCTATGA
- a CDS encoding TetR family transcriptional regulator — protein sequence MQNSNKRLPANERREVIIETVLQLAGLHNPSEITTYAIATQMQLSQGALFRHFATKDAIWQAVMESVSDRLLSQINHVSKTTEEPLAALRAIFMTHLEFAIDRPGIPRILFGELQKADATAAKQIAQTMLKQYALLIGTRIEQGKALGTVSPEVDTKAATTLFIGTIQGLIMQSLLSGDLLRIRSDAPEVFTIYTRGIRSR from the coding sequence TTGCAAAACAGTAACAAGCGCTTGCCGGCAAATGAACGGCGGGAAGTAATCATCGAGACAGTGCTGCAGCTCGCCGGCTTGCATAATCCCAGCGAGATAACCACCTATGCCATCGCCACCCAGATGCAGCTGTCGCAAGGTGCGCTGTTTCGCCACTTCGCCACAAAAGATGCCATCTGGCAGGCGGTGATGGAGTCGGTAAGCGACCGGCTTTTATCGCAGATCAATCATGTTTCGAAGACAACCGAGGAGCCGCTCGCCGCCTTGCGGGCAATATTTATGACCCACCTCGAGTTTGCCATTGACCGCCCGGGTATCCCTCGGATTCTTTTCGGTGAACTGCAAAAGGCCGATGCCACTGCCGCCAAACAGATAGCACAAACAATGCTCAAGCAGTACGCCCTGCTCATCGGGACACGCATTGAACAAGGCAAGGCGTTGGGCACCGTCAGCCCTGAAGTTGACACCAAGGCCGCCACCACCCTTTTTATCGGCACCATCCAGGGCTTGATCATGCAATCCTTGCTGTCCGGAGATCTCCTTCGTATCCGCAGTGATGCGCCAGAGGTCTTTACCATATATACTCGTGGAATTCGGAGCCGATAA